A genomic window from Flavobacterium azooxidireducens includes:
- a CDS encoding TerC family protein gives MTVWIIFIACILLFLALDLGVFNKTPHIISSKEAGIWTGIWVTMSFIFSGVIYWLYQNQHIANPENYEPAIASMKFITGYLIELSLSVDNIFVIAVIFSSFKIPQKYQHRVLFWGILGAIVFRGLMIFFGVILINKFSWMTYIFGLFLLFTAAKMLFKKDEEQFNPKKSFIYRNLRKIMPITMHMEKEHFFVKRRHITAATPLFVALIVIELMDVLFALDSVPAILAITPDPFLVFSSNIFAILGLRSMYFFLSHMLNKFAHLEYSLIAILSFVGIKMLLVHHIKFPEWVSLGFIALALGIGIIVSLRSKD, from the coding sequence ATGACAGTTTGGATTATTTTTATTGCGTGCATTTTATTGTTTTTAGCCTTAGATTTAGGTGTTTTTAATAAAACCCCTCATATTATTAGTTCAAAAGAGGCTGGTATTTGGACAGGTATTTGGGTCACTATGTCTTTTATTTTTTCGGGTGTTATTTATTGGCTCTACCAAAATCAACACATAGCAAATCCTGAAAATTATGAGCCCGCCATTGCTTCGATGAAATTCATTACCGGATATCTCATTGAGTTATCTTTGAGTGTGGATAATATTTTTGTGATTGCTGTTATTTTTTCATCTTTCAAAATCCCACAGAAATATCAGCATAGAGTTCTCTTTTGGGGAATATTAGGAGCGATTGTATTTAGAGGTTTAATGATTTTCTTTGGTGTGATTCTAATCAATAAGTTTAGTTGGATGACTTATATTTTTGGACTCTTTTTGTTGTTTACAGCGGCTAAAATGTTGTTTAAAAAAGACGAAGAACAATTTAATCCTAAAAAATCATTCATTTATCGAAACCTCAGAAAAATAATGCCCATCACCATGCACATGGAAAAGGAGCATTTTTTTGTTAAGCGGAGACATATTACAGCCGCTACACCTTTATTTGTGGCATTAATCGTAATTGAGTTGATGGATGTTTTGTTTGCCTTAGATAGTGTTCCTGCAATTTTAGCAATTACACCTGATCCTTTTTTGGTATTTAGCTCAAATATTTTTGCTATTTTAGGTTTGCGTTCCATGTATTTCTTTTTGTCGCACATGCTTAATAAATTTGCTCACCTGGAATATAGTTTGATTGCAATTCTTTCATTTGTAGGTATAAAAATGCTATTGGTACATCACATTAAATTCCCGGAATGGGTTTCATTAGGGTTTATCGCCCTTGCTTTAGGTATAGGAATTATAGTGTCTCTACGAAGTAAAGACTAG
- a CDS encoding T9SS type B sorting domain-containing protein, whose product MSIFRIVFSLTCLLFAQFIWAFELDLSGTNESCPGNGSIEFVISNANPSGTISFVVFKLPNTTVPYATPTAPLINGLVAGEYLVVATETVENQTTTKQSTIIITNTFTPLTFSVGYINQSCSDVSNVTVSVNSGTASSFEITAGPVLFPPQTSNVFSNLPEGTYSIRVFDECGIAMVTTFTVSYSASGLTIGSPVLSNTFPPSCDFTVITNQITPDTGTSIAYPLQITYTIFPPDGSPSYTINKTITSGNPLETSINETFPNFNSTNFNYSIEITDNCGTITNQNFIANLTGSVTVTLNRQPCDSNYFTINTANFSPPFQLNFDIVPPGFVPGDFNADYPGPFTSNAIVFGGADNLVPLGNYSFTITDSCGKIQTVAFSVVQNTIIPSIRTGNNGCYENNGFIRITIPVNEILGATVVAAPTSYPFPLPHDVSNQLVNGVIVLDPVPIGFYEITIVDECNITYIIDDIEVPVYENEGLEVTERVGCEVGKTSIRIDSNNASITNIIITNAPSSFEQNIPFNASNFITSNDGVFFMNNLPPGEYSFDVDDECGFFNSITVTLTEYVINNSAFNPIFNCGSFDVNLSFLSNGTNGQSFWLQKLIDPLTDTWGHPATNVIYPPDSTPNATNSIILANNTTNFNFVFNGEFRIVRKFNSYKNGNEIANQTAATKVCLEIFNPSFVFNEALEIIDINRSPCTDNGTLDIVINAIGQAPINYKLILKDGEIINIDNGNSPIFYNLPLGLYTLQIEDSCGNIKTQVFDVDTLKSIINSLDPDDMTVCVPLISNNERFNLTTQISTIINPDDLNEYTVSFHTSLTDSQQNLNPITNPENFNPVSNPQTIYTRIILNLLPSCYEVKTFDVFVGQTPSINLNSDYLFCDELPFTITINNPSPNTVYEWSNGTIGTSFTTSTPGISNITVTATTTFTDSDLICENSKEITVSISEPPVIDSITTVDWTENQNEITINSNNIGFHTYSIDGMNYQTENTFTNLLPGVYTVYVQDTIGCGTVTELVWLLYYPRFFTPNGDGYNETWFIKDSGLEENFIVHIFDRYGKLITVFNSKSEGWDGTFNGQPLFSTDYWFMIYRNDGRVHKGHFSLKR is encoded by the coding sequence ATGAGCATTTTCAGAATAGTATTTTCACTAACATGCTTGTTGTTTGCTCAGTTTATATGGGCTTTTGAACTTGATTTATCTGGCACAAACGAAAGCTGTCCGGGTAACGGATCAATTGAATTTGTGATTTCTAATGCAAATCCATCCGGAACAATTTCTTTTGTTGTATTTAAACTTCCAAACACAACAGTTCCCTATGCAACGCCAACAGCTCCTTTAATTAATGGTCTCGTTGCAGGAGAATATCTTGTTGTGGCAACTGAAACAGTTGAAAATCAAACCACAACAAAGCAAAGCACTATAATAATTACAAATACATTTACACCACTAACCTTTTCTGTTGGCTATATTAATCAATCTTGTAGTGATGTTAGTAATGTAACAGTAAGCGTAAATTCAGGTACAGCATCTAGTTTTGAAATTACTGCCGGACCTGTTTTGTTTCCACCACAAACTTCAAATGTTTTTTCAAACTTACCGGAAGGAACCTACTCAATTCGTGTTTTTGATGAGTGCGGAATTGCAATGGTAACAACATTTACGGTTTCCTATTCAGCCTCCGGATTAACTATTGGAAGTCCGGTTTTGAGTAATACATTTCCTCCTTCATGTGATTTCACAGTAATTACTAACCAAATTACTCCTGATACAGGAACTTCGATTGCTTATCCGTTACAAATTACATACACGATTTTTCCACCTGATGGCTCACCCAGTTATACCATCAACAAAACCATTACATCTGGAAATCCATTGGAAACATCAATTAATGAAACATTTCCAAACTTTAATTCTACAAATTTTAATTATTCTATTGAAATTACTGATAATTGTGGAACAATTACTAACCAAAATTTTATTGCTAATTTAACGGGTTCCGTTACCGTTACGTTGAATAGACAACCCTGTGATTCTAATTATTTTACAATTAATACGGCTAATTTCTCACCGCCTTTTCAACTAAATTTTGACATTGTACCACCGGGGTTTGTACCTGGAGATTTTAATGCAGATTACCCAGGTCCTTTTACTTCTAATGCTATTGTTTTTGGTGGAGCAGATAATTTGGTTCCGCTAGGAAATTATAGTTTTACCATTACAGATTCTTGCGGAAAAATTCAAACGGTCGCTTTCTCTGTCGTGCAAAACACTATTATCCCAAGTATTAGAACAGGAAATAATGGTTGCTATGAAAATAATGGTTTTATCAGAATAACTATACCGGTTAATGAAATTTTAGGTGCAACAGTAGTTGCTGCTCCTACTAGTTATCCTTTTCCTCTACCTCATGATGTTTCAAATCAATTAGTTAATGGAGTTATTGTTTTAGACCCGGTTCCGATTGGATTTTATGAAATAACAATTGTTGACGAATGCAATATTACATATATAATTGACGATATAGAAGTGCCGGTTTATGAAAATGAAGGTTTAGAAGTAACCGAAAGAGTTGGTTGTGAAGTTGGCAAAACATCAATCAGAATAGACAGCAATAATGCCAGTATTACGAATATAATTATTACAAATGCTCCCAGTTCATTTGAACAGAACATTCCGTTTAATGCTTCTAATTTTATTACATCCAATGATGGTGTGTTTTTTATGAATAATTTGCCTCCTGGTGAATATTCATTTGATGTGGATGACGAATGTGGTTTTTTTAATTCTATAACTGTTACATTAACTGAATATGTTATAAACAATTCTGCTTTTAATCCAATCTTTAATTGTGGTTCATTTGACGTGAATTTAAGTTTTTTGAGCAACGGAACAAATGGGCAATCCTTTTGGCTTCAAAAACTAATTGATCCATTAACAGATACTTGGGGACATCCTGCAACAAATGTAATTTATCCTCCTGATAGTACTCCAAATGCAACAAATTCAATCATATTAGCAAACAATACTACAAATTTCAACTTTGTTTTTAATGGCGAATTTCGAATTGTTAGAAAGTTTAATTCTTATAAAAATGGAAACGAAATTGCAAATCAGACTGCTGCAACCAAAGTTTGCTTAGAAATTTTTAATCCAAGTTTTGTATTTAATGAAGCCTTAGAAATTATTGATATTAATCGTTCTCCTTGCACAGACAATGGAACATTAGATATTGTCATTAATGCCATCGGACAAGCTCCCATTAATTATAAATTAATTCTAAAAGATGGCGAAATTATTAATATTGATAATGGTAACTCTCCTATTTTCTATAACCTTCCATTGGGTTTATATACTCTCCAAATAGAAGATTCATGTGGAAACATTAAAACGCAGGTTTTTGATGTAGATACTTTAAAATCAATCATTAATAGTCTTGACCCAGATGATATGACAGTTTGTGTTCCTTTGATTAGCAATAATGAACGGTTTAATCTGACTACACAAATCTCAACAATAATTAATCCGGATGACTTAAATGAATATACCGTTAGTTTTCATACATCGTTAACTGATTCTCAACAAAATCTCAATCCGATAACAAATCCTGAGAATTTTAACCCGGTTTCTAATCCGCAAACAATTTACACTAGAATTATACTCAACCTACTTCCCTCTTGTTATGAAGTCAAAACGTTTGATGTTTTTGTGGGACAGACTCCGTCAATTAATTTGAATTCTGATTACTTATTTTGTGATGAATTACCGTTTACGATAACCATTAACAATCCTTCTCCTAATACGGTTTATGAATGGTCAAATGGCACAATTGGAACTTCGTTTACTACCTCAACACCAGGTATATCGAATATAACTGTTACCGCGACAACAACTTTTACTGACTCCGATCTAATTTGTGAAAATAGTAAAGAAATTACAGTCTCTATTTCAGAACCACCGGTTATCGATTCGATTACAACCGTAGATTGGACAGAAAATCAAAATGAAATTACTATAAATTCAAATAACATTGGATTTCATACTTATTCTATAGACGGAATGAATTATCAAACTGAAAACACTTTTACCAATTTACTGCCCGGAGTTTATACAGTATATGTTCAAGATACGATTGGCTGTGGAACAGTTACAGAATTGGTTTGGCTTTTATATTATCCACGGTTTTTTACTCCAAATGGAGATGGATATAATGAAACATGGTTCATTAAAGATTCCGGTTTAGAAGAAAATTTCATTGTCCATATTTTTGACCGTTATGGAAAATTAATTACCGTTTTTAATTCAAAAAGCGAAGGTTGGGATGGAACTTTTAACGGTCAACCTTTATTTTCTACAGATTATTGGTTTATGATCTATAGAAACGACGGTCGTGTTCATAAAGGACATTTCAGTTTAAAACGTTAA
- a CDS encoding PA2169 family four-helix-bundle protein, with protein MITEKAIENLNTLLCINNDRVEGYKSAIYEAKEVDIKIMFSTLAQTSLECRKELIQELKKLGGKRNNGFRETGKFFNVWREMKKAIKKDDRQTILYSCKHGENAVLREYLKIIKGSISNLNLECESVLSRQYNMLKADYEKINQLHNYFQEEKV; from the coding sequence ATGATAACTGAAAAAGCCATTGAAAACCTTAACACATTATTATGTATTAACAATGATAGAGTTGAAGGATATAAATCTGCCATTTACGAAGCAAAAGAAGTAGATATCAAAATAATGTTTTCAACATTAGCACAAACCTCTTTGGAGTGTAGAAAAGAGCTTATTCAGGAATTAAAAAAATTAGGAGGTAAAAGGAATAACGGATTTAGAGAAACCGGTAAATTCTTTAATGTTTGGAGGGAAATGAAAAAAGCAATTAAAAAAGATGATCGTCAAACAATTTTATATTCTTGTAAGCACGGAGAAAACGCAGTGCTAAGAGAATACCTGAAAATAATTAAAGGAAGTATTTCTAATCTAAACTTAGAATGTGAAAGTGTTCTTTCTAGGCAGTATAACATGCTAAAAGCAGACTATGAGAAAATTAATCAGTTGCATAACTATTTTCAAGAAGAAAAAGTTTAA
- a CDS encoding matrixin family metalloprotease, protein MNKIGFVFILIFFSCQNKSVSDTKVGIQPYADFSKTKTDTITKIIHEFYGVETIILPNKPHDISTFTKVKSPRYRADKIIKLQKEKLPDSLDYIIGLTEKDISTSKKENGKVKEPAHKYEDWGIMGLAYCPGKSCVVSTFRIQHKNKEVHFMRLKKVTVHEFGHNLGLPHCPDKKCVMTDAVESVATIDKAQLALCEKCSNQIKSNKNGYMNFL, encoded by the coding sequence ATGAATAAAATAGGCTTTGTTTTTATTTTAATTTTTTTCAGTTGTCAGAATAAATCAGTTTCCGATACTAAAGTCGGCATTCAACCGTATGCTGATTTTTCAAAAACCAAAACAGACACTATCACAAAAATTATTCATGAATTTTATGGTGTTGAAACGATTATTTTACCCAATAAACCTCATGACATTTCAACTTTTACTAAAGTGAAATCGCCTCGTTACAGAGCCGATAAGATCATCAAACTTCAAAAAGAAAAACTTCCAGATTCATTAGATTATATTATCGGTCTAACCGAAAAAGACATTTCAACTTCAAAAAAAGAAAATGGAAAAGTAAAAGAACCTGCCCATAAATATGAAGATTGGGGAATTATGGGTTTGGCTTATTGTCCGGGGAAAAGTTGTGTGGTTTCAACCTTTCGAATTCAACATAAAAATAAAGAAGTTCATTTTATGCGATTAAAGAAAGTCACCGTTCATGAATTCGGACACAATTTAGGTTTGCCACATTGTCCTGATAAAAAATGCGTGATGACTGATGCTGTTGAAAGTGTTGCTACGATTGATAAAGCTCAACTTGCTTTATGTGAAAAGTGTTCTAATCAAATCAAATCAAATAAAAACGGTTACATGAATTTCCTGTAG
- the mce gene encoding methylmalonyl-CoA epimerase: MNLSHIEHIGIAVKSLDEAIPFWENMLGLKCYTIEEVKEQKVKTAFFQIGQSKIELLESTDPEGPIGKFIEKKGEGIHHLAIAVKHIQQNLTELEINGVQLIDKTPRKGAEGLDIAFIHPKATHGVLLELCENNNL, from the coding sequence ATGAATTTATCACACATAGAACATATTGGAATTGCTGTTAAAAGCTTAGATGAAGCTATTCCCTTTTGGGAAAACATGCTTGGTCTCAAATGCTACACTATTGAAGAAGTGAAAGAACAGAAAGTAAAAACTGCTTTCTTTCAAATCGGACAATCAAAAATTGAATTATTAGAATCTACAGATCCCGAAGGACCTATCGGTAAATTTATCGAAAAGAAAGGCGAAGGCATTCATCACCTTGCCATTGCTGTAAAACACATTCAACAAAATTTAACGGAGTTAGAAATTAATGGTGTTCAGTTAATCGACAAAACGCCCAGAAAAGGTGCAGAAGGCTTAGACATTGCCTTTATACATCCGAAAGCAACGCATGGTGTGTTGCTGGAACTTTGCGAAAATAATAATTTGTAA
- a CDS encoding acyl-CoA carboxylase subunit beta, which yields MESTNQLKTLLDKRAEAKLGGGQKRIDTQHAKGKLTARERIELLLDENSFEEFDMFVTHRCTNFGLEDQKYLADGVVTGFGTIDARLVYVFSQDFTVFGGSLSETFAQKICKVMDMALKMGAPIIGINDSGGARIQEGVTSLAGYAEVFQRNIMASGVIPQISAVFGPCAGGAVYSPALTDFIMMTKKNSYMFVTGPKVVKTVTGEVVTDDELGGAMVHGTKSGVTHFIAEDEQEGLLLIRKLLSYLPQNNLEEPPLSVCLDPIDRFEDSLNTIIPENPNKPYDVKDVIHAIADDNEFFEVHRHYAPNIVVGYAKFNGQPVGIVANQPSYLAGVLDINASRKAARFVRFCDAFNIPIVTLVDVPGFLPGTTQEYGGIIIHGAKLLFAYGEATVPKVTIILRKAYGGAYDVMSSKHLRGDINYAWPNAEIAVMGPKGAIEILYQKEYMQIENLEERAQFIADKTEEYKQKFANPYNAASYGYIDDIIEPRNTRFRIIRALQSLATKKVVNPPKKHSNLPL from the coding sequence ATGGAAAGTACAAACCAACTTAAAACCTTATTAGACAAACGTGCTGAAGCCAAATTAGGTGGTGGACAAAAACGAATTGATACCCAGCATGCCAAAGGAAAATTAACTGCTCGTGAGCGAATTGAACTCTTGCTGGATGAAAATAGTTTTGAAGAGTTTGATATGTTTGTCACTCATCGTTGTACCAATTTTGGTCTGGAAGATCAGAAATATTTAGCCGATGGTGTTGTAACCGGATTCGGAACCATTGATGCCAGATTAGTCTATGTTTTTTCACAAGATTTCACTGTTTTTGGGGGTTCATTGTCAGAAACATTTGCTCAAAAAATATGTAAAGTGATGGACATGGCTCTCAAAATGGGAGCACCAATTATCGGAATTAACGATAGTGGAGGAGCTAGAATACAAGAGGGAGTAACAAGCTTAGCCGGTTATGCCGAAGTTTTTCAACGCAACATCATGGCTTCAGGCGTAATTCCGCAAATTTCTGCTGTATTCGGGCCTTGTGCAGGTGGTGCTGTTTATTCTCCGGCACTGACCGATTTTATTATGATGACTAAAAAGAACAGTTATATGTTTGTAACGGGACCAAAAGTAGTAAAAACCGTTACCGGAGAAGTAGTTACCGATGATGAATTAGGTGGTGCAATGGTACACGGAACCAAATCGGGTGTAACGCATTTTATTGCCGAAGACGAACAAGAAGGTTTATTACTTATTCGAAAATTATTGAGCTATTTGCCACAGAATAATCTCGAAGAACCACCACTTTCTGTTTGTTTAGATCCGATAGATCGTTTTGAAGATAGTTTAAACACCATTATTCCCGAAAATCCAAATAAACCGTATGATGTAAAAGATGTTATTCATGCTATTGCCGATGATAATGAGTTTTTTGAAGTTCATCGTCATTATGCACCAAATATTGTGGTGGGTTATGCCAAATTTAACGGACAACCGGTTGGTATTGTAGCGAATCAACCTAGTTATTTAGCGGGTGTGTTAGATATTAACGCTTCCCGAAAAGCAGCTCGATTTGTTCGTTTTTGTGATGCATTTAATATTCCAATTGTTACGTTGGTGGATGTGCCTGGATTCTTACCCGGAACAACCCAAGAATATGGAGGAATCATCATTCATGGTGCAAAATTGCTTTTTGCTTATGGCGAAGCAACAGTACCAAAAGTGACCATTATTCTTCGAAAAGCCTATGGTGGAGCCTATGATGTAATGAGCTCTAAACATTTAAGAGGCGATATCAATTATGCTTGGCCAAATGCAGAAATTGCCGTGATGGGACCAAAAGGAGCTATTGAAATTCTCTACCAAAAAGAATACATGCAAATTGAAAACCTGGAGGAAAGAGCTCAATTTATAGCCGATAAAACAGAAGAATACAAACAAAAATTTGCTAATCCGTATAACGCGGCCAGCTACGGTTATATCGATGATATAATTGAACCTCGAAATACGCGATTCAGAATCATTCGGGCTCTACAATCATTGGCAACCAAAAAAGTGGTTAATCCACCAAAAAAACATTCTAATTTACCATTGTAA
- a CDS encoding OadG family protein produces the protein MNNLFILLQASSHKDAAEFARLDPYGVGMTMVAMSVVFISLLFLYLMFKNIAKLFAYDFRKKSSSNTNQSVTTKDNAATLELGAAVAMAIYLYQQELHDHETALLTIKKINRNYSPWNSKIYGMRKELK, from the coding sequence ATGAACAATCTATTCATTTTATTACAAGCTAGTTCGCACAAAGATGCGGCAGAGTTTGCCCGACTGGATCCGTATGGGGTTGGAATGACCATGGTGGCTATGTCTGTTGTTTTTATCTCATTACTCTTTCTTTATTTGATGTTTAAAAATATAGCCAAACTTTTTGCTTATGATTTTAGGAAAAAATCATCTTCCAACACAAATCAATCTGTTACAACCAAAGATAACGCTGCCACTTTAGAATTAGGTGCAGCAGTGGCAATGGCTATTTATTTATACCAACAAGAATTGCACGACCATGAAACGGCTTTGTTAACTATTAAAAAAATCAACCGAAACTATTCACCATGGAATTCTAAAATCTATGGAATGCGTAAGGAATTAAAATAA
- a CDS encoding biotin/lipoyl-containing protein, which produces MKKFNFKINGNNYEVKIDSLEDDLASVQVNGIAYSVELEKKSSVTKTPKLVRSVAVPTTDSSQSIAKTSNPSAPKGGGTIKSPLPGVILKLHVKVGDTVNLSQELITLEAMKMENSIQADKAGVVEAIHFNTNDAVMEGDVLITIK; this is translated from the coding sequence ATGAAAAAATTTAATTTTAAAATAAACGGAAACAATTACGAAGTAAAAATTGACAGCTTAGAAGATGATTTAGCCTCTGTTCAAGTTAACGGAATTGCCTATTCGGTTGAATTGGAAAAAAAATCATCGGTTACTAAAACACCAAAATTGGTTCGTTCCGTTGCCGTGCCAACAACAGATTCTTCTCAGTCAATTGCAAAAACAAGCAATCCTTCTGCTCCAAAAGGTGGTGGAACTATCAAATCACCACTACCGGGCGTTATTTTGAAACTGCATGTAAAAGTTGGTGACACGGTGAATCTTTCTCAAGAATTAATTACACTAGAAGCCATGAAAATGGAAAATAGTATCCAAGCGGATAAAGCTGGAGTGGTGGAAGCAATTCATTTTAATACTAATGATGCAGTGATGGAAGGCGATGTTTTAATTACCATAAAATAA
- a CDS encoding sodium ion-translocating decarboxylase subunit beta, with translation MNEFWSFLVEHLQLFFTFTAFANFTIGHGFMILIGLVFIYLAIFKEYEPMLLVPIGFGILIGNVPFFPGLQIGIYEEGSVLNYLYFGVMKGIYPPLIFLGIGAMTDFSALISNPKLMLIGAAAQFGIFGAYMAALALGFLPEQAGAIAIIGGADGPTAIFLSSKLAPELMGAIAISAYSYMALVPVIQPPIMRLLTTSKERLIRMKPPRVVSRNEKIMFPIFGLLLTTFIVPSGLPLLGMLFFGNLLKESGVTKRLADTAKGSLIDIVTILIGLTVGASTQATTFLTGNSVGIFAIGAVSFIIATTTGVLFTKIFNLFLKEGNKINPLIGNSGVSAVPDSARVSQVVGLEYDKTNHLLMHAMGPNVAGVIGSAIAAGVLLSFLG, from the coding sequence ATGAATGAGTTTTGGAGTTTTTTAGTAGAACATTTACAACTGTTTTTCACCTTTACAGCGTTTGCTAATTTTACAATTGGGCACGGCTTCATGATTTTAATTGGATTGGTCTTTATTTATTTAGCTATTTTTAAAGAATATGAACCGATGTTATTGGTTCCAATCGGATTTGGAATTTTAATTGGAAATGTACCTTTTTTTCCTGGTCTTCAAATAGGAATTTATGAAGAAGGCAGTGTGCTTAATTACCTTTATTTTGGTGTAATGAAAGGTATCTATCCGCCTTTGATATTTCTAGGAATAGGGGCGATGACTGACTTTTCGGCCTTAATTTCCAACCCAAAATTGATGTTAATTGGTGCTGCAGCTCAATTCGGAATTTTTGGAGCATACATGGCTGCTTTAGCCTTAGGTTTTTTACCTGAACAAGCGGGTGCAATCGCTATCATTGGCGGAGCAGATGGTCCAACGGCTATCTTTTTATCTTCAAAATTAGCACCGGAATTAATGGGGGCAATCGCCATCTCAGCGTATTCCTATATGGCATTGGTGCCGGTTATTCAGCCACCAATCATGCGGTTATTAACAACTTCAAAAGAACGATTAATTCGAATGAAACCACCACGTGTTGTTTCTAGAAATGAAAAAATTATGTTCCCAATTTTTGGTTTATTACTCACCACATTCATTGTTCCGAGTGGTCTTCCATTATTAGGTATGTTGTTCTTTGGAAATTTATTAAAAGAAAGTGGCGTCACCAAACGTTTAGCCGATACAGCCAAAGGGTCTTTGATCGATATCGTAACCATTTTAATTGGTTTAACAGTAGGAGCTTCTACCCAAGCAACGACTTTTTTAACCGGTAATTCGGTAGGGATTTTTGCTATTGGAGCGGTTTCTTTTATCATCGCAACAACAACGGGTGTTCTGTTTACCAAGATTTTCAATTTGTTTTTGAAAGAAGGCAATAAAATTAATCCATTAATTGGAAATTCAGGTGTTTCTGCTGTACCAGATAGTGCAAGGGTATCGCAAGTGGTTGGTTTAGAATATGACAAAACTAATCATTTACTCATGCATGCCATGGGACCAAACGTGGCAGGAGTGATTGGAAGTGCCATTGCAGCAGGGGTTTTATTAAGTTTCCTTGGTTAA